The Anabaena sp. WA102 genome contains a region encoding:
- a CDS encoding glycosyltransferase family 2 protein, whose protein sequence is MLDNLPTISLAIPTYNESANIERVIKGFLATEYQNLIEVIIADGGSNDNTQEIVKRLSTQDSRIKLIHNPLKVQSAGLNLILQECTGDIFLRADAHSDYAPDYIEKCVEALLESKALNVGGAQRFAANTLFQAGIALSSKSILGSGGAKYRDPNYNGYAETVYLGCFWKKALTEVSGYSTEATANEDAELNQKLLKKDQNAIYISSKIRVWYYPRKTFKSLYIQYFKYGRGRYLTSIKHSIKSQIRGIVPFLVISSITLLLLIDLLFPRLGLPMVILVILGLLLPFLESLRVTLKSRTSFESEIWRGDKGKIPSFLSRWFLCGIVLLTMPIAHSLGYAYQLIRHKILRVSAW, encoded by the coding sequence ATGTTAGATAATTTACCCACCATTTCTCTTGCCATTCCCACCTACAACGAATCAGCTAATATAGAACGAGTAATCAAAGGTTTCTTAGCAACAGAATATCAGAATTTAATTGAAGTCATAATCGCTGATGGTGGGAGTAATGACAACACTCAAGAGATAGTAAAAAGATTATCTACACAAGATTCCCGAATTAAACTCATACATAACCCTTTAAAGGTTCAATCTGCTGGACTAAATCTCATATTACAGGAATGCACGGGTGATATTTTCCTTAGAGCCGATGCTCATTCAGACTACGCTCCTGACTATATAGAAAAATGTGTCGAAGCATTACTAGAATCCAAAGCTCTAAATGTTGGTGGAGCGCAACGTTTTGCGGCTAACACACTTTTTCAAGCGGGAATAGCTCTAAGTTCCAAGAGTATTTTAGGCAGTGGAGGAGCAAAATATAGAGACCCAAATTATAACGGTTATGCAGAAACTGTTTATTTAGGATGTTTTTGGAAGAAGGCTTTGACAGAAGTATCAGGTTATTCAACAGAAGCAACTGCTAATGAAGATGCGGAACTCAACCAAAAACTACTTAAAAAAGACCAAAATGCAATCTACATCAGTTCCAAAATCCGTGTTTGGTACTATCCCCGAAAAACATTCAAGTCTCTCTATATTCAATATTTTAAATACGGTCGAGGTCGTTATTTAACCAGCATTAAACACTCTATTAAGTCCCAAATAAGAGGCATAGTACCATTTTTGGTAATATCATCAATAACTTTATTGTTGTTAATTGATTTACTGTTTCCTCGACTGGGGCTACCTATGGTAATATTAGTTATCTTAGGGCTGTTATTACCATTTTTAGAAAGTCTGCGAGTCACATTAAAATCAAGAACTAGTTTCGAGTCAGAAATTTGGCGAGGTGATAAAGGTAAAATACCATCCTTTTTAAGTCGCTGGTTTTTATGTGGAATCGTTTTATTAACAATGCCGATTGCTCATTCTTTAGGTTATGCTTATCAATTAATTAGGCATAAGATTTTAAGAGTTAGTGCCTGGTAG
- a CDS encoding Uma2 family endonuclease, with protein MTISAVKNITKDITLEKFLMMPETKPASEFLDGDIIQKPMPKGRHSRLQGKLSSEINLVSESEKIAYAFPELRCSFGSRSIVPDIAVFTWEHIPFLSSGEVPDRFEQSPDWVIEILSPEQKSNKVIGNILYCMEHGCKLGWFLDPDDLSILVFLCDRQPILMEKTDILPVLAGVDLKLTVDDVFGWLKMA; from the coding sequence AAAAGTTCTTAATGATGCCGGAGACCAAGCCTGCGTCAGAGTTCTTGGATGGAGATATTATTCAAAAACCCATGCCTAAAGGAAGACACAGCCGACTGCAAGGGAAACTTAGCAGCGAAATTAATTTGGTGAGTGAATCTGAAAAAATTGCCTATGCTTTTCCTGAACTCAGGTGTAGCTTTGGTAGTAGGTCAATTGTTCCCGATATAGCAGTTTTTACATGGGAACATATTCCTTTCCTTAGCAGTGGAGAAGTCCCAGATAGATTTGAACAGTCTCCAGATTGGGTAATTGAGATTCTCTCTCCTGAACAGAAATCAAATAAAGTGATTGGCAATATCTTGTATTGTATGGAGCATGGATGTAAATTAGGATGGTTTCTTGATCCTGATGATTTAAGTATTCTAGTATTTTTATGCGATCGCCAACCAATACTGATGGAAAAAACCGATATTCTGCCTGTATTGGCAGGAGTAGATTTAAAATTAACTGTTGATGATGTATTTGGCTGGTTGAAAATGGCTTAA
- a CDS encoding EpsG family protein: MADIIGIFPTLYFIIILFLYFLINIIKFNKIQILWSLFFLYFGWSLFLGFRNIYDDPNLDPNIFHQQAKTLSLEELWSINFPKIDILLQLIMKFYFVITGNDTLLLVLTEFTIISLIFIGVSFLTSFSPNSLLLTISFMVFTNTGILMTANFLRQGLAIAIFLNIISISQFLFSNANKIKSNLYNRFYVIYFVIFQFFAHMSSLYLLICLFFVNIFQIRRLSKPSSFLSLLLFVSIIFIFGQSFFNTSQEIYSGYDIVNDEGVEKLTYKMIMDAFLIIMIILLKKTFFQYHNITFNLLIKICFILFCSCLLYSYSPIIALRLEYYLNFLIIIALALLFSNKDIGRKVVNISMFLAISLMYFYSFFVYNHPSITRVLVF, from the coding sequence ATGGCAGACATTATTGGAATTTTTCCTACGTTATACTTTATAATTATTTTGTTTCTATACTTTTTAATTAATATTATCAAATTCAATAAAATACAAATTTTGTGGTCATTATTTTTCTTGTATTTTGGGTGGTCTTTGTTTCTTGGTTTTAGAAATATATATGATGATCCAAATCTAGACCCAAATATTTTTCATCAGCAAGCAAAGACTCTATCTCTAGAAGAACTATGGAGTATTAATTTTCCAAAAATTGATATTTTACTACAGCTAATAATGAAGTTTTATTTTGTAATCACTGGCAATGACACACTACTACTGGTTTTAACTGAATTTACAATAATAAGTCTAATTTTTATTGGTGTTTCATTCTTGACTAGCTTTAGCCCTAATTCACTCTTGCTCACTATATCATTCATGGTATTTACAAATACAGGGATACTAATGACAGCAAATTTTTTGAGGCAAGGACTAGCTATAGCAATTTTCTTGAATATTATTTCCATTTCACAATTTCTCTTTAGCAATGCCAATAAGATAAAATCAAATCTCTATAATAGATTCTATGTTATTTATTTCGTTATATTTCAGTTTTTTGCTCATATGTCAAGCTTATATCTATTAATATGCTTGTTTTTTGTTAATATTTTCCAAATCAGAAGATTATCGAAACCCTCATCTTTTCTTTCATTATTATTGTTTGTATCTATAATTTTTATCTTTGGTCAATCTTTTTTTAATACTTCTCAAGAAATATACTCAGGATATGACATAGTTAATGATGAAGGAGTAGAAAAATTAACTTATAAAATGATAATGGATGCTTTTTTAATTATTATGATAATTCTTTTAAAGAAAACCTTTTTTCAGTATCACAACATTACATTTAATTTACTCATAAAAATTTGTTTTATCCTATTTTGTTCTTGTTTGTTATACTCTTACTCTCCAATTATTGCATTGCGTTTGGAATATTATTTAAATTTTTTAATCATAATAGCGTTAGCTTTATTATTCTCAAATAAAGACATAGGTAGAAAAGTAGTTAACATAAGTATGTTTTTAGCAATTTCTTTAATGTATTTTTATTCATTTTTCGTTTATAATCATCCTTCAATAACCCGAGTATTAGTTTTTTAG
- a CDS encoding putative toxin-antitoxin system toxin component, PIN family: MKTNRIVIDTNVIVSALIFSKSTTMQALREAKQNRVILISVEILSELIDVLSRPKFDRYLSREIREDFLASLARETELITINETIDICRDPKDNKFLELAISGNATHIITGDKDLLELHPFRDILIVTPSQFLDSLSSDPHQRF; the protein is encoded by the coding sequence ATGAAAACTAACCGTATCGTAATTGATACAAATGTAATTGTCAGTGCATTAATCTTCTCTAAATCTACCACAATGCAAGCTCTTAGAGAAGCCAAACAAAACAGAGTAATCTTAATTTCTGTGGAGATTTTATCAGAATTAATTGATGTACTCAGTCGTCCAAAATTTGACCGCTATCTATCGAGAGAAATTCGTGAAGACTTTTTAGCCAGTTTAGCCAGAGAAACAGAATTAATCACAATTAATGAAACAATTGATATTTGTCGAGATCCTAAAGATAATAAATTCTTAGAATTAGCCATTTCTGGAAATGCCACTCATATTATCACAGGAGACAAAGACTTATTAGAACTGCATCCTTTTCGAGATATCTTGATTGTTACACCGAGTCAGTTTTTAGATAGTTTATCTTCAGACCCGCATCAGAGATTCTGA
- a CDS encoding oligosaccharide flippase family protein, translating into MNNNFLKNGLYNAAGGIIRIGLAILTIPLLIRLIGVEEYGLWTLSCTVITIVALAEAGLATATTVFVSQDLRKEDVNGLSQTLTITIGGMLILATLAAIALFFGADGIIDLFPKVGKIQHSVVVQALQIGGLVIWAKLFQQVLIGIEQAYQRYSLLNILNTMQHFLLSFGLFGVAWFGGRTVALMQWQALTTIVTLLSHIWVVLSLIRGVSLKPIWKTEKVMAIANYSLTIWLMSLGTAVFSRGDRLIVGYFLGSETLGMYAGITDATSAINSFSALPVQPLVPVLSNYSENDSMGHPEFTQKIKQALEVNALFALVSAGWLFMFAPLVMHLMFAGAATKSTIIAFRIATLIYGLFSLNAVGFFILLSIAPRLVMSIQLISGCFSLTLIAIGASKFGFLGAVAGNIGFLLTWLMIFSGLKLLNLPKWFWLKSLIFPLIWFLICILIGLLVSQLEFMVIISTIHVMILIGWFINIYKQTIIVMLSKISF; encoded by the coding sequence GTGAATAACAATTTTTTAAAGAATGGATTATATAATGCCGCTGGTGGAATTATCCGAATTGGATTGGCTATCCTGACAATTCCCTTACTAATTCGCCTGATTGGCGTTGAAGAATACGGTTTGTGGACACTTTCTTGCACTGTAATTACAATTGTTGCTTTAGCTGAGGCTGGTCTTGCTACAGCAACTACTGTGTTTGTTTCCCAGGACTTAAGAAAGGAAGATGTCAATGGGTTATCGCAAACTTTAACCATTACCATCGGGGGTATGCTTATACTAGCTACACTCGCGGCGATCGCTCTTTTCTTTGGTGCTGATGGTATTATTGATCTGTTTCCTAAAGTAGGAAAAATACAACATTCAGTAGTTGTACAAGCGTTACAGATTGGTGGACTCGTTATCTGGGCAAAATTATTTCAACAAGTTTTAATAGGTATAGAGCAAGCTTACCAGCGTTATAGTTTACTAAATATCTTGAATACGATGCAGCATTTTTTGCTGAGTTTTGGGCTGTTTGGTGTAGCCTGGTTTGGTGGTCGGACGGTAGCACTCATGCAGTGGCAAGCTTTGACTACAATAGTAACATTATTAAGTCATATTTGGGTGGTACTATCTCTAATTCGTGGTGTCAGCCTAAAGCCTATTTGGAAAACAGAAAAGGTTATGGCAATTGCTAACTACAGCTTAACTATCTGGTTAATGTCATTAGGGACTGCTGTATTCAGTAGGGGGGATCGGCTGATTGTTGGTTATTTTTTGGGTTCTGAAACCTTGGGAATGTATGCTGGAATTACTGATGCAACATCGGCAATTAATTCATTTTCAGCATTACCTGTTCAGCCTCTTGTCCCAGTTCTGAGTAATTACTCAGAAAACGATAGTATGGGTCATCCAGAGTTTACCCAAAAGATAAAACAGGCTCTGGAAGTGAACGCTCTCTTTGCCCTTGTTTCTGCTGGTTGGCTGTTTATGTTTGCCCCATTAGTCATGCATTTAATGTTTGCAGGTGCAGCTACTAAAAGCACTATAATAGCTTTTAGGATTGCGACATTAATTTATGGACTTTTTTCACTGAATGCTGTGGGATTCTTCATCCTCCTGAGTATTGCCCCCAGGCTAGTGATGAGCATTCAGTTGATAAGTGGGTGCTTTTCATTAACACTGATTGCTATTGGGGCAAGCAAATTCGGTTTTTTAGGCGCTGTGGCAGGTAATATTGGATTTCTTTTAACTTGGCTGATGATTTTCTCAGGACTTAAACTGTTAAATTTACCTAAATGGTTTTGGCTAAAATCTTTAATATTTCCTTTAATTTGGTTTCTGATATGTATACTAATTGGATTATTAGTTTCTCAACTTGAGTTTATGGTTATTATTTCTACAATCCATGTAATGATCTTAATTGGTTGGTTTATCAATATTTATAAGCAAACAATTATTGTTATGCTAAGTAAAATAAGTTTTTAG
- a CDS encoding glycosyltransferase yields the protein MQYIYIVNPKNPNLKPFSDSYYAVLKNNRYVDSSNYNVNYLSVFKNKTIVSVGKKLASLEADNSIALFLFALQFDYLVLSSILRIISKLFSKNLKIIYLMHEPKYEPGRINPIKALLVYYCNLLFAKLSDKVLIPSDEALTRAKEFVEIQKIIKVNLTFSSELETNLQKNLLQLKLTWDNYKVFSLLGTIAKDKNPQGFISLVNSISKNYPGKARFIRGGRDIGIDVNYDEELIIKFPGYMTNSGKIFLLHTTHFVVVPYFFSTQSAVIPEALKFGKILIVNDIPAFAYLKELKSVFMVNFNDESALLQCINHLFSMNVSEYEFLYWESVKYFQKHHSDDYLSKIMNKIV from the coding sequence ATGCAGTACATATATATTGTCAACCCCAAAAATCCTAACCTAAAGCCTTTTTCTGACTCATATTATGCAGTTTTAAAAAATAATAGATATGTTGATAGTAGTAATTATAATGTTAATTATCTATCTGTTTTTAAGAATAAAACAATTGTATCTGTGGGAAAAAAATTAGCAAGCTTAGAGGCAGATAATAGTATTGCACTGTTTTTGTTTGCACTTCAATTTGATTATTTAGTTTTATCAAGCATACTAAGAATCATAAGTAAATTATTTTCTAAAAATTTGAAAATAATTTATTTAATGCATGAACCTAAGTATGAACCAGGAAGAATTAATCCTATTAAAGCATTGCTAGTCTATTATTGTAATTTATTATTTGCCAAATTATCGGATAAGGTTTTAATACCAAGTGATGAAGCATTAACTAGAGCTAAAGAATTTGTTGAAATCCAAAAAATTATTAAGGTTAATTTGACATTTTCATCTGAGTTAGAGACAAACTTGCAAAAAAACTTATTACAGTTGAAGCTTACTTGGGATAATTACAAAGTTTTCTCATTGCTTGGTACGATAGCAAAAGATAAAAATCCTCAAGGTTTTATATCACTTGTCAATTCTATCAGTAAGAATTACCCAGGTAAGGCTCGATTTATTCGTGGCGGTCGTGACATAGGTATAGATGTAAATTACGACGAAGAATTAATAATTAAATTTCCTGGCTACATGACAAATTCTGGCAAGATTTTTTTGTTACATACAACACATTTTGTAGTAGTTCCTTACTTTTTTTCAACGCAAAGTGCTGTCATACCAGAAGCGTTAAAATTTGGGAAGATACTAATCGTAAATGATATTCCTGCCTTCGCTTATTTAAAAGAATTAAAATCTGTATTTATGGTTAACTTTAATGATGAGTCGGCACTGTTACAGTGCATTAACCATTTGTTTAGCATGAATGTAAGCGAATACGAATTTCTTTACTGGGAATCGGTAAAATATTTCCAAAAACATCACTCGGATGATTATCTCTCAAAGATTATGAACAAAATTGTATGA
- a CDS encoding DUF268 domain-containing protein: MSQSLIPRIRYNLKIVYHVISELGFTPLNTISFFRGVPIYISQFLKFYLESQKSNRAIAIGNLFPCMIDRYEGAGHITKHYFHQDLWAARKIYQNNPEHHIDVGSRIDGFVSHVLTFRDIEILDVRPMASNVSGMTFRQADLMQSESVPVNICDSLSCLHALEHFGLGRYGDPIDPEGHIKGLTSLTKLLKPGGTLLLSVPIGFERVEFNGHRVFSVETILSLTKADYDLISFSYIDDKDDFYENANTAKVPDIIYGCGLFYLRKLSTDKL, encoded by the coding sequence ATGAGCCAATCATTGATACCTAGAATACGTTATAATCTTAAGATAGTTTATCATGTTATTTCTGAATTAGGATTTACTCCTCTTAATACGATTTCATTTTTCAGAGGAGTTCCTATTTATATTTCTCAATTCCTAAAATTTTATTTGGAAAGTCAGAAATCCAATCGAGCTATTGCTATAGGAAATCTATTTCCATGTATGATAGACAGATATGAAGGGGCTGGTCATATCACTAAACATTATTTTCACCAAGACCTATGGGCAGCACGCAAGATTTATCAAAATAATCCAGAGCATCACATAGATGTTGGCTCAAGAATTGATGGTTTTGTATCCCATGTGCTGACTTTCCGTGATATTGAAATTCTCGATGTTAGACCTATGGCTTCAAATGTTTCCGGTATGACTTTTCGTCAAGCTGATTTGATGCAATCGGAAAGCGTACCAGTCAACATTTGTGATTCTCTTTCTTGTTTACATGCATTAGAGCATTTTGGACTGGGGCGATATGGAGATCCAATTGATCCCGAAGGGCATATTAAAGGTTTGACTTCTTTAACAAAGTTATTAAAACCAGGTGGAACTTTATTGTTATCAGTTCCTATTGGTTTTGAGAGAGTTGAATTTAATGGACATCGTGTGTTCTCTGTTGAAACTATTCTCTCCCTTACTAAGGCAGATTATGATCTGATTTCTTTTTCTTACATTGATGATAAGGATGATTTTTACGAAAATGCTAACACCGCAAAAGTTCCAGATATAATTTATGGCTGTGGTTTATTTTATCTTAGAAAATTATCAACTGATAAATTGTGA